A stretch of the Lolium perenne isolate Kyuss_39 chromosome 3, Kyuss_2.0, whole genome shotgun sequence genome encodes the following:
- the LOC127345803 gene encoding hydroxycinnamoyltransferase 4 has translation MGVGEEVKVVESFVVSPSRETPRKSLPLSPLDLVLANRGHTPLVFFYRSCAAADSEDDIFFDVARLKAAMATALVSFYPLACRLGVDGDGRAQIDCAEQGLPFFVAQSDLTLDNFINFKPSPELRRLFVPRLDDSPSVVCAIQVTFLRCGGAALGVAVHHAVVDGISTCHFLRTWAAFSSGDGAAAAALEPPCHDRTLLRARSPPIVHPDALSVFCPKLSPSQSDTMPDAVVNEIFTISMDQVAALKRSCSFGRGDISTFCAMSALVWRCVCAARRLQPDAMTRLTFQANVRRRLRPPIPDSYFGNGIIMLCATGKVRDIASESEEQLASVAGRIGGAIRRMNDELVRSAIDYMELDMAAGLLATPAGGMSETELTVVSWLGMPFYDVDFGWGKPLVMHRAVQQRAGLVYLMDGAGGSVRVLASMEPATLNDFRRLLYGNTAKL, from the coding sequence ATGGGTGTGGGTGAGGAGGTGAAGGTGGTGGAGTCGTTCGTGGTGAGTCCTTCCAGGGAAACGCCGAGGAAAAGCCTGCCGCTTTCCCCACTCGATCTCGTGCTGGCCAACAGAGGCCACACTCCTCTTGTGTTCTTCTACCGCTCCTGCGCCGCCGCCGACTCCGAGGACGACATCTTCTTCGACGTGGCTAGGCTGAAGGCGGCCATGGCCACGGCTCTCGTGTCCTTCTACCCCTTGGCATGCCGTCTCGGCGTGGACGGCGACGGCCGGGCGCAGATCGACTGTGCCGAGCAGGGCTTGCCCTTTTTCGTCGCTCAGTCCGACCTCACGCTGGACAACTTCATCAACTTCAAGCCCTCGCCGGAGCTACGGAGGCTCTTTGTTCCACGACTGGACGACTCGCCGTCCGTCGTGTGCGCTATCCAGGTTACCTTCTTGAGGTGTGGCGGGGCAGCCTTAGGGGTAGCGGTGCACCACGCCGTCGTCGACGGCATCAGCACGTGCCACTTCCTTCGGACGTgggccgccttctcctccggggacggcgctgcggcggcggcgctggagcccCCGTGCCACGACCGCACCCTCCTCCGCGCTCGTTCACCGCCGATTGTCCACCCCGACGCTCTCTCCGTCTTCTGCCCGAAGCTAAGTCCATCTCAGTCTGATACTATGCCGGACGCCGTGGTCAACGAGATTTTCACCATCTCCATGGACCAAGTTGCGGCTCTTAAGCGTTCCTGCAGCTTTGGCCGCGGCGACATCAGCACCTTCTGCGCCATGAGCGCCCTTGTGTGGCGGTGCGTGTGCGCCGCCCGCCGGCTGCAGCCTGACGCCATGACGCGCCTCACCTTCCAGGCTAACGTCCGACGGAGGCTGAGGCCGCCGATCCCGGACAGCTACTTCGGCAACGGGATTATCATGCTTTGCGCCACCGGCAAGGTGCGGGACATTGCCTCGGAGTCGGAGGAGCAGCTGGCCTCCGTCGCTGGCCGGATCGGAGGCGCCATCCGCCGTATGAACGATGAGCTTGTGCGTTCGGCGATCGactacatggagctggacatggccGCCGGCCTGCTGGCTACGCCTGCGGGGGGGATGTCCGAGACTGAGCTGACGGTGGTCAGCTGGCTAGGCATGCCGTTCTACGACGTGGATTTTGGGTGGGGAAAGCCTCTGGTGATGCATCGCGCCGTGCAGCAGCGGGCCGGGCTCGTCTACCTCATGGACGGCGCCGGCGGCAGCGTGCGCGTCCTTGCCTCCATGGAGCCTGCGACTCTCAACGACTTCCGGCGCCTGCTATATGGCAACACAGCCAAGCTCTAG